The Spirosoma radiotolerans genome has a window encoding:
- a CDS encoding right-handed parallel beta-helix repeat-containing protein, which produces MYSTLRKILTHCLTILAITTQLSTSLAQSTYYIANSGNDANEGRSVTSPLRSLNRVNQLNLQVGDSLLFRRGDTFSGTLILRKSGTSAKPLFIGAYGQGAKPTLSGAVPVKNWVNLGNNRWQAPCPGCGDRLTGVYRNGLPLPLGRYPNSDAPNRGYLTVQSHAGATQLTSQQALTTNWTGAEVVLFPTYWIIDRATITQQTGNTLTVANSSTYSLTDNWGFLIQNHPATLDQPGEWYYNPANQTLQLYADSGNPNNETIIASAYDRTIDIANSAFITIKGLTIAEANHENLYANSVSNLVLTDNDFTRAGENGLVFNGSGSNILVEDNAITHINNNGVYIAAYQNVTFRKNTIRDVGVSPNRGKSGDGQFTAFQSFATQNTLIENNVIDSVGYIGMSVFSNSIIRQNLISNFCMAKSDGGGIYLWNGAQLPLHNIQIQSNIIQKGIGTFGPLSATEYSGAHGVFLDDCVESVTMTDNTITDCHGLGIYLHAVNHVNLIRNTSFNNTVGQLILYNYDAPCLPRDNILNQNSLVAKTATQPVVGYISGANDLSSFGRMSQNYYVRPFNDAFTIRAVYNRTVVNDLNLAQWQAQFSQDLTSKSSPITYKDYRLKSLSSTNLLANSFSSTNEGWTTWSPYNNGQVSWISNGLLDGGSLQVGFSTSSGHADSYVLAYKNIQAITKSKTYLLRLEARSPALKKIVVFIRQQNSPYQDLSRRYELLVEPTKKSYELALTALANESNALLTVQLQEDNQSVWLDNVSLQETSIDSVDPNELIRLVYNPTLKDSLITLSRPFRDVKNRYYARQILLKPFTSAVLLRDSLPSVDVSLTLKSDRTSIKVGDVVSFSLTLHNEPISRGKTASQVQWSCRLPASLTMVNQLNLPHGDSLLRGTVQKLLTDTTIVFRMKATAAGSYDVAAQVTASTYADPDSTPDSGTDDGEDDRASASLLVRQLTIADTTAIVTATEPTVNRATHAVYPNPTSYDFSFVAEADITSIRLTDMLGREYFRQEGIRRDQLIQFGQYASAGYYLLSIHYKTGEQRTVKLVKMASL; this is translated from the coding sequence ATGTATTCAACATTACGGAAAATACTAACTCATTGTTTAACTATACTTGCGATTACTACTCAGTTATCGACCAGTTTAGCGCAATCGACCTATTACATAGCCAACTCGGGCAACGATGCAAACGAGGGTCGTTCTGTTACTTCTCCTCTTCGAAGTTTGAACCGGGTCAACCAGTTGAATTTACAGGTTGGTGATTCCCTCCTATTCCGCCGGGGCGATACATTTAGTGGAACTCTTATTCTTAGAAAATCGGGGACGTCAGCTAAACCGCTCTTCATTGGTGCCTACGGACAAGGGGCAAAGCCGACGCTCTCAGGGGCCGTTCCGGTAAAAAATTGGGTCAATTTAGGTAACAATCGGTGGCAGGCACCGTGTCCTGGCTGCGGAGATCGGTTGACAGGCGTGTACCGAAATGGACTGCCGCTCCCGTTAGGGCGCTACCCTAATTCAGACGCGCCAAATCGTGGCTACCTGACTGTACAAAGTCATGCAGGCGCTACTCAATTGACCAGTCAGCAAGCCTTAACAACGAACTGGACTGGTGCAGAAGTTGTACTTTTTCCGACTTACTGGATTATTGACCGGGCTACTATAACGCAGCAAACGGGCAACACACTTACCGTTGCTAACTCGTCTACCTATAGCCTGACCGACAACTGGGGCTTCCTGATTCAGAACCATCCAGCTACCCTCGATCAACCTGGCGAATGGTATTATAATCCGGCTAACCAGACGTTACAACTCTATGCAGATAGCGGCAATCCTAACAATGAAACGATCATAGCAAGCGCTTATGACCGAACCATTGATATAGCTAACTCGGCTTTTATAACGATCAAAGGCCTGACTATCGCGGAAGCAAACCATGAGAATTTATACGCCAACAGTGTATCCAATCTCGTTTTAACTGACAATGATTTTACCAGGGCCGGCGAGAATGGCCTGGTTTTTAACGGATCTGGCAGCAACATTCTTGTTGAGGATAACGCGATTACTCATATCAACAACAATGGTGTTTATATAGCTGCTTATCAGAACGTTACCTTCCGAAAAAATACCATTCGGGACGTTGGTGTTTCGCCTAATCGTGGAAAAAGTGGTGATGGACAGTTTACTGCTTTTCAATCCTTTGCTACCCAGAATACGCTGATTGAAAATAATGTAATTGATAGTGTCGGTTATATTGGCATGTCGGTGTTTAGCAACAGCATAATCCGGCAAAATCTGATCAGTAATTTTTGTATGGCGAAGAGTGATGGTGGTGGCATCTACCTTTGGAACGGAGCCCAGTTACCGCTGCACAACATTCAGATTCAATCGAATATTATTCAGAAAGGGATCGGCACATTTGGTCCTCTGTCAGCAACGGAATACAGTGGTGCACACGGTGTATTTCTGGACGATTGCGTTGAATCCGTTACCATGACTGACAACACCATAACGGATTGTCATGGGCTGGGCATTTACCTGCATGCGGTCAACCATGTGAATTTGATTCGTAATACATCCTTTAATAATACGGTTGGCCAGCTTATTCTCTATAATTACGATGCGCCCTGCCTGCCACGTGACAATATTCTGAATCAAAATAGCCTGGTTGCCAAAACCGCTACTCAACCAGTGGTCGGCTACATATCGGGCGCAAACGACTTAAGCAGTTTTGGCCGGATGTCGCAGAATTATTATGTCCGCCCATTTAATGACGCCTTTACCATACGGGCCGTTTATAACCGAACCGTCGTCAATGACCTAAACCTGGCACAATGGCAAGCCCAATTTAGTCAGGACCTTACCTCCAAAAGCAGCCCTATAACGTATAAAGATTACCGGTTGAAAAGTCTGAGCAGCACGAACCTCCTGGCCAATTCATTTTCTTCAACAAACGAAGGCTGGACAACCTGGAGCCCTTATAACAACGGGCAGGTTAGCTGGATTAGTAACGGCCTTCTCGACGGAGGTAGTCTACAAGTGGGGTTTTCTACGTCTTCTGGTCATGCAGACTCCTATGTGCTGGCTTATAAGAATATTCAAGCCATTACTAAATCAAAAACGTATCTGCTTCGGCTTGAAGCCCGCTCGCCAGCCTTAAAGAAAATCGTTGTGTTTATTCGGCAGCAGAACAGCCCTTATCAGGACTTGAGCCGCCGGTATGAGTTGCTGGTCGAACCAACTAAGAAGAGCTACGAACTAGCTTTGACAGCGCTGGCCAATGAATCCAATGCTTTATTGACGGTTCAACTACAGGAAGACAATCAGTCGGTTTGGCTGGATAATGTTTCGCTCCAGGAAACGAGCATTGATTCTGTTGATCCCAACGAGTTGATCAGGCTCGTTTATAACCCAACGTTAAAAGACAGTCTGATTACGCTCAGCCGTCCGTTTCGGGATGTTAAAAACCGGTATTATGCCCGTCAAATCTTATTAAAACCGTTTACATCGGCGGTTCTGTTACGCGACTCCCTGCCATCGGTCGATGTTAGCCTCACGCTGAAAAGCGACCGTACATCGATTAAAGTGGGGGATGTGGTATCGTTCTCACTTACCCTCCATAACGAACCTATAAGTCGTGGAAAAACGGCCAGTCAGGTGCAGTGGTCGTGTCGGCTGCCGGCTTCCCTGACGATGGTGAACCAGCTAAACTTACCACATGGCGATAGTCTGTTACGGGGAACCGTTCAGAAACTACTCACCGACACCACCATCGTGTTTCGCATGAAAGCAACAGCCGCCGGGAGCTATGATGTGGCGGCTCAGGTAACAGCCTCCACGTATGCTGACCCCGACAGCACACCGGACTCCGGCACCGACGATGGTGAAGATGACAGAGCCAGTGCCAGCCTGTTGGTTCGGCAACTGACCATCGCTGATACAACAGCCATTGTCACGGCGACAGAACCTACAGTAAATAGGGCGACACATGCGGTTTACCCTAACCCAACCAGTTATGACTTTTCGTTTGTCGCCGAAGCGGATATTACTTCCATTCGGCTCACCGACATGTTGGGCCGCGAATATTTTCGTCAGGAAGGAATCCGGCGTGATCAACTCATTCAATTTGGTCAATATGCATCGGCAGGGTACTATCTGCTGTCTATCCACTATAAAACGGGTGAACAACGAACGGTGAAGCTGGTGAAAATGGCTAGCTTATGA
- a CDS encoding response regulator, with amino-acid sequence MTKLPTTKRRKLPRIPILVVEDNADQWLIIRSALAQCFPEVEPLWMNNNLQVLQYLENCLSTEKQLPRLVLTDLYLPRREDGFSLLESIKGHSVFRQLPVVILSNSEDSKDIEKSYALSIASYIVKPVTYHQWLNCFYTFRRYWLEAVRLPSHSN; translated from the coding sequence ATGACAAAGTTACCCACTACGAAACGTCGAAAATTACCTAGAATTCCGATTTTAGTCGTTGAGGATAACGCTGATCAATGGCTTATTATCCGCTCGGCTCTTGCTCAGTGCTTTCCAGAAGTAGAGCCTTTGTGGATGAACAATAACTTACAGGTTTTACAGTATTTGGAAAACTGTTTGTCAACAGAAAAACAGTTACCGCGTTTGGTATTAACTGATCTATATTTACCTCGCCGAGAAGATGGCTTTTCGTTGCTGGAATCAATAAAAGGCCATTCTGTTTTTCGCCAATTACCCGTCGTTATTTTAAGTAATTCTGAGGATAGTAAAGACATTGAAAAGTCGTACGCGCTCAGTATAGCATCTTACATTGTTAAGCCGGTTACGTATCACCAATGGCTGAATTGTTTTTATACATTCAGGCGTTACTGGCTGGAAGCGGTCCGGCTGCCTTCTCACTCAAACTGA
- a CDS encoding response regulator, translating into MPVSQPLDTIKTNFNRAKLLIVEDNLDHWMIMKKAMDQCLAEVTPVLATTAQQAITMLNEWHCQEWDAPKLILLDLYLPERTDGWALLRQIKNQPSPCNQIPVIILSTSNDSTDIADSYQLGSSSYIVKPNEFSGWLAYFKELRTYWWETVTLPPLQFSV; encoded by the coding sequence ATGCCCGTTTCACAACCTCTGGATACAATTAAAACTAATTTCAATCGAGCTAAACTACTTATCGTAGAAGATAACCTGGATCACTGGATGATTATGAAAAAGGCTATGGATCAATGCCTGGCCGAAGTCACTCCGGTACTAGCGACCACTGCTCAGCAAGCGATAACGATGCTCAATGAATGGCATTGCCAGGAGTGGGACGCGCCAAAACTGATTTTACTGGATCTGTACCTGCCTGAACGTACCGATGGCTGGGCATTGCTTCGGCAGATCAAAAATCAACCTTCACCTTGTAATCAAATTCCCGTTATTATTCTAAGTACGTCAAATGATTCTACCGATATAGCTGATTCTTACCAGTTGGGAAGTTCCTCTTACATCGTGAAACCAAACGAGTTCTCGGGTTGGCTGGCTTATTTTAAAGAACTTCGCACCTACTGGTGGGAAACCGTTACGCTCCCGCCCTTGCAATTTTCGGTTTAA
- a CDS encoding LytTR family transcriptional regulator DNA-binding domain-containing protein, translating to MSVIKPALQYPELITHLSGANNYCWLHFRNGEKKLLAKPISYLECELPGFIRAHKTVLINPEYVKSLHQPPRQKMAGEIQLNNGLSFPVSRRRWNQVVDALAYRISPISSKGAVDYPGSTVPPKAPTPEVTIPEKSILLVSDDEASALLVGQMIDKKWPGYRFHTTNQANHLPDLLAGVSEEEYPALLILDARTTTLERLHTLQRLKQHPQLCRLPIILLVSPTDSLVTDGYRRQANSVISLQDGYITFSQTIERVCQFWLLTAALPGAAKTAAVDEVR from the coding sequence ATGAGCGTTATTAAACCTGCCTTACAGTATCCAGAACTTATAACCCACTTGTCGGGGGCTAACAACTACTGCTGGCTCCACTTTCGGAATGGCGAAAAAAAATTGCTGGCGAAACCGATTAGTTACCTGGAATGTGAATTACCCGGATTTATTCGGGCGCACAAAACTGTCCTTATTAACCCAGAGTATGTAAAAAGTCTACATCAACCACCCCGCCAAAAAATGGCCGGTGAAATCCAACTAAACAACGGGCTTTCTTTTCCCGTTAGTCGCCGGCGCTGGAATCAGGTGGTCGATGCTTTAGCGTATCGTATCTCGCCCATTTCTAGTAAAGGTGCTGTAGACTATCCCGGCAGTACTGTTCCGCCCAAGGCGCCAACCCCGGAGGTAACGATACCAGAAAAATCTATTCTACTGGTTTCAGATGATGAGGCCAGCGCCTTGCTGGTAGGTCAGATGATTGATAAGAAGTGGCCAGGCTATCGGTTCCATACAACCAATCAGGCGAATCATTTGCCCGATTTGTTGGCGGGAGTTTCCGAGGAAGAATACCCAGCCCTATTGATATTGGACGCCCGCACCACCACGCTAGAACGTTTGCATACACTGCAGAGGCTCAAACAGCATCCTCAATTATGTCGATTACCCATCATTTTGCTGGTTTCACCCACAGATAGTTTAGTCACGGACGGGTATAGACGGCAGGCTAATTCGGTCATATCCCTGCAGGATGGGTACATCACATTTTCCCAAACGATTGAGCGGGTTTGTCAGTTCTGGCTCTTAACGGCGGCTTTACCAGGGGCAGCAAAAACAGCGGCCGTCGACGAGGTGAGATAA
- a CDS encoding IPT/TIG domain-containing protein: MKQVKQFSTGLLLLVALMVVIISCKKEPTDDPLPQPATTTITTISPATAPVGSTIAITGTNFSTDPASNTVTIGGVTATVVSASPTQLVVVVPTGAANGPVSVTAGGQTAQSQATFTVSIPAAKPVKEVQGTLFANVTWKKDTVYQLRGMVYVPANFTLTIEAGTVIKGSGPELDPAGTNYAGALIVERLGKIIAQGTAAAPIVFTSAKAAGQRAPGDWGGLALEGKSPVNQARAAAYPNGIRGNVEAYGEPFDNSGTLQYVRIEYAGAVQPTTPATRMAGLTLIGVGTGTVIDHVQVSYSGSDAFAWFGGTAKVKNLVAYRNTDDDWSIDWGFVGNTQFGVSLRDPAVGTSTGSNGFEAEGYQAAEAADVTPVVAINGYTQTAPTFANISNFAFSTTPTTGLYQAGIYLQRNTAINIYNSLIYGYPEGLHLAGSTTGALANLTSGTLDLKGIVLANVSTPVVGVGAITTDQATAYFTTNGRSNQVIQTSDLASLLLPGETFSLSAPNFLPQTGSPLLTGAVTGGKLADSFFTPVTYRGAFGTDNWTTGWTSFNPQAKDYDR, translated from the coding sequence ATGAAACAGGTAAAACAATTTTCGACCGGGTTACTCCTGCTGGTTGCCCTGATGGTGGTGATCATTTCCTGTAAGAAAGAGCCCACCGATGATCCACTGCCGCAGCCTGCTACCACTACAATCACCACGATTAGTCCGGCGACGGCTCCGGTAGGTAGTACTATTGCCATTACGGGTACGAATTTCAGTACCGACCCAGCCAGCAACACGGTTACCATTGGGGGCGTAACGGCCACCGTTGTATCGGCCTCCCCAACCCAACTGGTGGTGGTTGTGCCAACGGGTGCTGCGAACGGTCCGGTTTCGGTAACGGCCGGTGGCCAAACGGCCCAGAGTCAGGCAACGTTTACGGTGAGTATTCCGGCAGCCAAACCTGTAAAGGAAGTGCAGGGCACCCTTTTCGCGAATGTAACCTGGAAAAAAGATACGGTCTACCAGCTTCGCGGGATGGTCTACGTCCCGGCAAACTTCACATTAACGATTGAAGCGGGGACCGTTATCAAGGGATCAGGACCCGAGCTGGACCCAGCGGGTACGAATTATGCGGGTGCACTAATCGTTGAACGTCTAGGGAAGATCATCGCACAGGGTACGGCTGCTGCACCCATTGTATTTACCTCGGCAAAAGCGGCTGGCCAACGGGCACCTGGCGATTGGGGTGGATTGGCTTTGGAAGGTAAATCGCCGGTAAATCAGGCAAGGGCCGCGGCTTATCCTAACGGTATTCGCGGTAATGTGGAAGCCTATGGCGAGCCCTTCGATAACTCCGGCACATTGCAATATGTTCGCATCGAATACGCTGGCGCTGTTCAGCCGACTACTCCGGCAACCCGAATGGCGGGCTTAACGCTGATTGGTGTCGGTACGGGTACGGTCATCGACCACGTTCAGGTTTCGTATAGCGGCAGCGACGCCTTCGCGTGGTTTGGCGGCACGGCTAAAGTAAAAAACCTGGTTGCCTACCGCAATACGGATGATGACTGGAGCATTGACTGGGGCTTCGTCGGGAACACACAGTTTGGTGTATCGCTGCGCGACCCGGCCGTAGGCACCTCAACAGGGTCTAACGGATTTGAAGCGGAAGGCTATCAGGCTGCGGAGGCCGCTGATGTTACGCCGGTCGTTGCCATCAATGGGTACACGCAAACCGCACCAACATTTGCCAACATAAGCAATTTTGCGTTCAGCACGACACCAACCACCGGGCTTTATCAGGCCGGTATCTATTTGCAACGCAACACGGCGATCAACATTTATAACTCCTTAATTTATGGCTATCCGGAAGGGCTGCACCTGGCCGGTTCGACTACGGGTGCACTGGCAAACCTGACCAGCGGTACGCTCGATCTGAAAGGTATTGTACTGGCCAACGTGTCGACACCCGTAGTCGGCGTGGGAGCAATTACAACCGATCAGGCTACGGCTTACTTCACCACCAATGGGCGTTCCAATCAGGTCATTCAAACGTCGGATTTAGCATCGCTGTTGCTGCCGGGCGAAACCTTCAGTTTGAGTGCACCCAACTTTTTACCGCAAACGGGCTCTCCCCTGCTAACAGGTGCGGTGACGGGAGGCAAACTGGCCGATTCGTTCTTTACACCAGTAACCTACCGCGGGGCTTTCGGTACGGACAACTGGACAACGGGATGGACGAGTTTTAATCCTCAGGCTAAGGATTATGACCGCTAG
- a CDS encoding glycosyltransferase family 4 protein: MYISILGSIATDDLLSENARQQLGSYPKGQAGAPLISNLIKEYLVRGHKVLAITQDDKLPDDEPPFVYEDQQLTYVIVPRRKHTFRPNGKRPGRTADFFSFERAQLLAVLRRYKPDVVHAHWTYEYALAALSYTPDAVITVHDNARIIFNYVRTLNRFFHLLLARYVFRKGQRFTAVSPYMAATVQKWTSAPVTVVPNPVPMPAKPGKPSKPETPIISMVVNGWDDRKNSKNALLAFKGIQQVHRNAVLWAFGTAFEPGAEAEAFCREHQIPNVVLHGMTPYVEVLEKISQSSLLLHASLEESFGMVLAEAMSYGVPVVAGKNSGAVAWVVEDGGLLVDVTKIEEMVGAVDTLLSDTALYEQCSANAIRVVQTRFPVEQIADQFLALYPAYQTSPQPAERTQPTHNQLSLDPAYKS; the protein is encoded by the coding sequence ATGTATATCAGCATTTTAGGCTCCATTGCAACCGACGACCTGTTGTCAGAAAACGCCCGGCAACAATTGGGCTCGTATCCAAAAGGGCAGGCTGGCGCCCCACTGATTAGCAATCTGATCAAAGAATATCTGGTACGCGGCCACAAAGTACTGGCCATCACGCAGGATGATAAATTGCCTGACGACGAACCACCCTTTGTGTATGAAGATCAGCAATTGACGTATGTCATTGTACCCAGACGGAAGCATACGTTTCGCCCCAATGGCAAACGGCCCGGCCGGACAGCCGATTTTTTCAGCTTTGAACGGGCTCAGTTACTGGCCGTTCTCCGGCGCTACAAACCGGATGTTGTTCATGCTCACTGGACCTACGAATATGCCCTGGCGGCCCTGTCGTATACACCCGATGCGGTGATCACGGTTCATGACAACGCCCGTATCATTTTCAATTACGTCCGTACCCTCAACCGTTTTTTTCACCTGCTGTTGGCCCGGTATGTCTTCCGAAAAGGCCAGCGATTTACCGCCGTGTCGCCCTACATGGCGGCAACAGTACAAAAGTGGACCTCTGCCCCGGTTACCGTCGTGCCCAATCCCGTGCCGATGCCTGCCAAACCGGGTAAGCCATCTAAGCCAGAAACGCCGATCATCAGCATGGTTGTAAACGGCTGGGACGATCGAAAAAACAGTAAAAATGCTCTGCTGGCGTTCAAAGGCATTCAGCAGGTGCATCGAAATGCCGTGCTTTGGGCCTTTGGAACGGCCTTCGAACCCGGTGCCGAAGCGGAAGCCTTTTGCCGGGAACATCAGATTCCAAATGTGGTGCTTCATGGTATGACGCCCTATGTTGAGGTATTGGAAAAAATATCGCAAAGCTCGCTGCTGCTGCATGCATCCCTGGAAGAATCGTTTGGGATGGTACTTGCCGAAGCCATGAGCTATGGTGTGCCGGTGGTGGCGGGCAAAAACAGCGGGGCTGTTGCCTGGGTGGTGGAAGATGGCGGACTACTGGTCGATGTGACAAAGATTGAGGAGATGGTTGGCGCCGTCGATACGCTCCTGTCCGATACCGCCCTTTATGAGCAATGTTCGGCAAATGCCATTCGGGTGGTACAAACACGATTCCCCGTCGAGCAGATTGCCGATCAGTTTCTGGCACTCTACCCGGCTTACCAGACGAGCCCACAACCAGCGGAACGCACCCAGCCGACCCACAACCAGTTAAGTCTCGATCCAGCTTACAAAAGCTAA
- a CDS encoding glycosyltransferase family 4 protein produces the protein MKKILVSAYACIPDLGSEEGNGWFYSSLISQQGYQVTCLTRDVGKRQIEQKLAQNQYPNLTFAYVTLPSWIDKPYSFGLLGMYFHYILWQWAAMRLARKLHKESPFDLVHHVSYTSLQLGSFMYKLNIPFIYGPVGGGQEAPRTMRHYFKDNWVKERMRSRVSALMLRFNPGCYQSVRHADYVLAWNEDTRRMIHSLGRTKQVEKEFGGVGKHFIPSEPIHRPSHNSLELVWVGRLMPRKALELSLHGFSQVDPKLPVRLTIVGDGEMGRYVPEYIAKYKLEDRVNWVGKVSYDQVKEYYRKADVFLFTSLRDTGPAQLMEAMGYSLPVVTLDLHGQAELVNDHTGIRVPVTDPDTVALNLAKAITWMYHNETKRMEMGLNAFRFAQQQKWELKINHIVQKYYNPLLEQSVGLAFAMSNFID, from the coding sequence ATGAAAAAAATATTGGTTTCCGCTTATGCCTGTATTCCGGATCTTGGATCCGAAGAAGGGAATGGGTGGTTTTATTCATCCTTAATTAGCCAGCAGGGCTATCAGGTTACGTGCCTGACGAGAGACGTTGGCAAACGCCAGATTGAACAAAAACTAGCCCAAAACCAATATCCAAACCTAACGTTTGCGTACGTTACCTTGCCCAGTTGGATCGACAAGCCCTATTCCTTTGGCCTCCTGGGTATGTACTTCCATTATATTTTATGGCAGTGGGCAGCCATGCGGCTTGCCCGGAAACTGCACAAAGAAAGTCCGTTCGATTTGGTGCATCACGTTAGTTATACGAGCCTTCAACTGGGAAGTTTCATGTACAAGCTCAACATTCCGTTCATCTATGGACCCGTCGGTGGTGGCCAGGAAGCTCCCAGAACAATGCGCCATTACTTTAAAGATAACTGGGTGAAAGAACGGATGAGATCGCGGGTTAGTGCTCTAATGCTTCGCTTTAACCCCGGCTGCTACCAATCGGTCCGGCACGCCGATTATGTACTGGCCTGGAATGAGGATACCCGACGGATGATTCATTCATTGGGCCGCACGAAACAGGTTGAAAAGGAATTCGGGGGCGTTGGCAAACACTTTATTCCCTCGGAGCCCATTCATCGGCCCAGCCATAATTCGCTGGAACTGGTCTGGGTTGGTCGCCTGATGCCGCGCAAAGCACTGGAGCTTTCATTACACGGTTTCAGCCAGGTAGATCCAAAATTGCCTGTCCGATTGACGATTGTTGGCGATGGCGAAATGGGTCGATACGTACCCGAATACATCGCTAAATACAAGCTGGAGGATCGGGTAAACTGGGTCGGCAAAGTAAGCTATGACCAGGTGAAAGAATACTACCGGAAAGCGGATGTTTTCCTGTTCACCAGCCTGCGCGATACAGGGCCTGCACAACTGATGGAAGCCATGGGCTATTCGCTTCCGGTGGTTACCCTCGACTTACACGGACAAGCTGAGTTAGTGAACGATCACACAGGTATTCGGGTGCCCGTGACGGACCCGGATACCGTTGCCCTTAACCTGGCAAAAGCCATTACGTGGATGTACCACAATGAAACGAAACGAATGGAGATGGGTCTGAATGCCTTCCGGTTTGCGCAACAGCAAAAGTGGGAGTTGAAGATTAATCACATCGTCCAGAAATACTATAATCCGCTCTTGGAGCAAAGCGTCGGTCTGGCGTTTGCCATGAGCAATTTTATTGATTGA